One genomic region from Macaca mulatta isolate MMU2019108-1 chromosome 20, T2T-MMU8v2.0, whole genome shotgun sequence encodes:
- the EXOSC6 gene encoding exosome complex component MTR3: MPGDHRRIRGPEESQPPQLYAADEEEAPAARDPTRLRPVYARAGLLSQAKGSAYLEAGGTKVLCAVSGPRQAEGGERGGGPAGSGGEAPAALRGRLLCDFRRAPFAGRRRRAPPGGGEERELALALQEALEPAVRLGRYPRAQLEVSALLLEDGGSALAAALTAAALALADAGVEMYDLVVGCGLSLAPGPAPTWLLDPTRLEEERAAAGLTVALMPVLNQVAGLLGSGEGGLIESWAEAVRLGLEGCQRLYPVLQQSLVRAARRRGAAAQP; this comes from the coding sequence ATGCCCGGGGACCACCGCCGCATCCGCGGCCCTGAAGAGTCGCAGCCGCCGCAGCTGTACGCGGCCGACGAGGAGGAGGCGCCCGCCGCCCGCGACCCAACGCGACTGCGGCCCGTGTATGCGCGCGCCGGGCTGCTGAGCCAGGCCAAAGGCTCGGCCTACCTGGAGGCGGGAGGCACAAAGGTGCTGTGTGCAGTGTCGGGCCCGCGACAGGCCGAGGGAGGCGAGCGCGGCGGCGGCCCGGCCGGATCTGGCGGCGAAGCCCCGGCCGCGCTGCGCGGTCGCCTGCTGTGCGACTTCCGCCGCGCGCCCTTCGCGGGCCGCCGGCGCCGCGCTCCCCCGGGCGGCGGCGAGGAGCGTGAGCTGGCGCTGGCGCTGCAGGAGGCACTGGAGCCGGCCGTGCGCCTGGGCCGCTACCCGCGCGCGCAACTCGAGGTGTCGGCGTTGCTGCTGGAGGACGGCGGCTCGGCCCTGGCCGCCGCGCTCACCGCCGCCGCGCTCGCCCTGGCCGACGCGGGCGTTGAGATGTACGATCTGGTGGTGGGCTGTGGCCTGAGCCTCGCGCCGGGGCCCGCGCCCACTTGGCTGCTGGACCCCACGCGGCTAGAGGAAGAGCGCGCCGCCGCCGGCCTCACCGTGGCGCTCATGCCTGTGCTGAATCAGGTGGCCGGGCTGCTGGGCAGCGGCGAGGGCGGCCTGATCGAGAGCTGGGCGGAGGCCGTACGCCTGGGCCTCGAGGGCTGCCAGCGCCTCTACCCCGTGCTGCAGCAGAGCCTGGTGCGGGCGGCGCGCCGCAGGGGCGCCGCCGCCCAGCCCTGA
- the LOC114674302 gene encoding uncharacterized protein LOC114674302 isoform X2, whose protein sequence is MAQDPKAGPAQPGQKRQQGTRVFWVYEYQRIRMPTLINHMPVKIRRAHMGMGVRSGFSPQRVSRNSPLPSGQKKFPTEDLHDIQGALWQIKAQVDSLLQSLEHMDRQQVPPAATKDSGKNRGPGSKGSSCSSEPPQKPRSEEAGPEADGYEGGTDTEWTVKNHAEDQASQEAAGTPPASSAPGILG, encoded by the exons ATGGCTCAAGATCCCAAGGCCGGCCCTGCCCAGCCAGGCCAGAAGAGGCAGCAGGGCACACGCGTTTTCTG GGTCTATGAATACCAGAGGATCCGGATGCCCACACTCATCAACCACATGCCTGTCAAGATCCGGAGGGCCCACATGGGCATGGGGGTCAGGAGCGGCTTCAGCCCCCAACGGGTCTCCAGGAACAGCCCCCTGCCCTCTGGGCAGAAAAAGT TCCCCACCGAGGACCTGCATGACATCCAGGGGGCGCTGTGGCAGATCAAAGCCCAGGTGGACAGTCTGCTGCAGAGCCTGGAGCACATGGACCGGCAGCAGGTCCCACCCGCAG CCACAAAGGACAGTGGAAAAAACAGGGGTCCTGGTAGCAAGGGCTCCTCCTGCAGCTCTGAGCCCCCGCAGAAGCCCCGGAGCGAGGAGGCTGGTCCAGAGGCAGATGGCTACGAGGGCGGCACAGACACGGAGTGGACA GTGAAGAACCACGCTGAAGACCAGGCCAGCCAGGAGGCAGCAGGAACCCCTCCAGCCTCATCAGCTCCTGGCATTCTCGGATAG
- the LOC114674302 gene encoding uncharacterized protein LOC114674302 isoform X1: MKDLVCGSQKGNVNWRRMQMKGWPMLGLRLIQDTLPSRLRCSGDLDMAQDPKAGPAQPGQKRQQGTRVFWVYEYQRIRMPTLINHMPVKIRRAHMGMGVRSGFSPQRVSRNSPLPSGQKKFPTEDLHDIQGALWQIKAQVDSLLQSLEHMDRQQVPPAATKDSGKNRGPGSKGSSCSSEPPQKPRSEEAGPEADGYEGGTDTEWTVKNHAEDQASQEAAGTPPASSAPGILG, from the exons ATGAAGGATTTGGTCTGTGGCTCACAGAAAGGTAATGTGAACTGGCGCCGTATGCAGATGAAGGGATGGCCCATGCTTGGCCTGCGGCTCATCCAGGACACTCTCCCTTCCCGTCTGAGATGCAGTGGAG ATCTAGACATGGCTCAAGATCCCAAGGCCGGCCCTGCCCAGCCAGGCCAGAAGAGGCAGCAGGGCACACGCGTTTTCTG GGTCTATGAATACCAGAGGATCCGGATGCCCACACTCATCAACCACATGCCTGTCAAGATCCGGAGGGCCCACATGGGCATGGGGGTCAGGAGCGGCTTCAGCCCCCAACGGGTCTCCAGGAACAGCCCCCTGCCCTCTGGGCAGAAAAAGT TCCCCACCGAGGACCTGCATGACATCCAGGGGGCGCTGTGGCAGATCAAAGCCCAGGTGGACAGTCTGCTGCAGAGCCTGGAGCACATGGACCGGCAGCAGGTCCCACCCGCAG CCACAAAGGACAGTGGAAAAAACAGGGGTCCTGGTAGCAAGGGCTCCTCCTGCAGCTCTGAGCCCCCGCAGAAGCCCCGGAGCGAGGAGGCTGGTCCAGAGGCAGATGGCTACGAGGGCGGCACAGACACGGAGTGGACA GTGAAGAACCACGCTGAAGACCAGGCCAGCCAGGAGGCAGCAGGAACCCCTCCAGCCTCATCAGCTCCTGGCATTCTCGGATAG